A stretch of the Myxococcus guangdongensis genome encodes the following:
- a CDS encoding RHS repeat-associated core domain-containing protein, whose product MLFFYGTQLLSGCVPAGSPSDEPGAAGEVTRARAALDNVPFELRSDTLLPTTSATPEAPGITPFTADVTPGGSAAVSIPLWVPPGRAGIQPSLSIVYDSQGSDGLLGPGFNLAGLSQITLCSNSFARDGKLHAADTRHWMLSGGVQDYTRVYCLDGSRLVGSTWDKFTTEADPSTAISITGGNHLEALTFEVRGRDGLIRTYGRTTTVTGAQRDDALVRGFHSKPVRGANNTVASTDNQAVIITWALASVRDRFGNRMDVHYDQAPAIDASSVAWHRPSSITYTGFRREAINPETGSTQVTVEEGQREVTFEYESRPDTFTGYLSGVKVGRDFRLSRINMKGPGLAPGASTLSKVPLRSYKLKYYQGTVSQRSLLTELRECDGADVCKTPVRFDWEQGSWDFDYPTPINVSNAKAGAGLSAFGLGAGRQGLAYFTGSVLMQERDLGPPEFITDVTIQNWEDRMRLLQYPDAASTTLDPSDVSGLVLWYPYLDADGGPFGGGDSNRFCGKRADRNLFPLVTDWDGSGRSSVVGLSCAWSVFPGSPFLTPAYAHQVSREVNEIHWVGSELNPQYWLDVDGDRRNERVWVGRHQVDLEDTSNPNSQIVRRVVITQPVPSTLRPPMVPAIRANTMSPALYGQSTRAGVRVADLDGTGKMSLVGLGSHPDASSFLDAVSFQEVTSGSTTAGQLNIVPTTLRRPPGLPFFFPSLYAFTFDFIDVNGDGLQDAVTLGQLQATDTRLKLRVQFNTGKGFTEMRETELPESFSTALLGAKTEHGDFDGDGRVDLAVFRPGHPVQVLLAGTRGEFTQLLNLSIPSSGDSKDWSQVIDVNNDGLLDLTYRVGNELRIARRQKPVDELKRVHGNVQLATYQGYSGLSYSFDYAPLSQTQPHGAVTPSEPFYSRSYAETTTKPWLRLAPESMRVVSRMSIHSNEQHIQSWRHLYRNGLSDTRGLGWKGFGQRIVIDEVTGARTTTTYDNISAVEGAERKAMAPLAHLPVEELTEVPLDANTRLETKRQWTYARTTQPYTPAYQQYATRISETVSERRGGSVTPVSEKETLTTLDAYGTPVSQTVLTHGATTTEQQKAVTTPDFNTTTWLPQGTWTVSTSWMSCPRAPGVGCSGPPAPANVRTLQVTHDAQGQVASTENEPSLVGESSTATTSETYLKTTFARNAKGLVEQVLQQGANGVIRTESVTYDSVDQTQLASTTDAAGLTWRYLFHPGLGVLAQTKDPNDVHVRLQYDGFGRQRIATPLYQGPSAAPANRSIVETFYEWNGTLPQHRTRVATGNGAFDESITRFDTLGRPVTTQSPRFDGQPVTSTHTYDVLGRVVKTEMPRTSAEQPTWEIHEYDALGRVTARRFADGTTGPNGRLIESISYSAPLPYASQATSTDALGQVKKTLTDFRGLMVEATEALGTAKAATMKYAYGPFGRLEHTDDPANHRSSRFYDAAGRLERTVDPNSGTRLFVYNAFGELKSHSDAPDGAAGRITTTYERDLLGRVLAATNPRESLQYWYDEGPGGKGRLTRASRTPTGTSAGAVDTAYLYDVFGRETGLAQKVDGTTRTLGREYDDYGRVSRLIYPAQLNGQPFTVGYSYTDRGELSSVYRANGLGSYWRAYERDSVGRLKTAHYGNGVSRVFRYDTQGRLRFTEAKKNLTDVQRLAYEYTANSNLSARHDLMVGVTQKYTYDALDRLERWKVQQDCQTLDVQFQYDALGNMLSRSPVSGWEPSASFQYTGGTSGGPHAVKQAQLGAESFTYEYDHRGNQLATRNAQGALVRSVQYTPSNLPESISASSGTVRFDYDASGTRVRKHSEDGQDDTVYVGGLYQRRKQGLTVTHIVSIPSPEGVVAEVSWQEGSTSESTRFFLNDAQGSPDTVTDASGAVLERIKYEPFGGRRQTTNLAQASTTSHTGARWGYTGHEQDDELGLINMRGRIYDPRMMKFLSVDPVIAEPGSAQAYNAYSYVLNNPTRYTDPSGFTPYGGELVSSWGTGWTGAPQSHQSRIMSALERHLSMPGPSLYLPSIDFKVPSIQSLDDTRTQPDARHTNDIGQSSGSSRSGLTSLLTTASSTFDTVADKVPCGMMVSCHLSRAMTKSQLESMVNASTLYDRYAPVSKLAAASFAINEFIPFVSAGESYLETKKSCGKGDAGGCAVGVGKTTFYTLSSGASLLSLIESGAGVAGVLKAPVSSARNAMNQVTRSLGGRTLPPRGHFSMSKNAAGGEVWTSNGEIIQMDFAHLVDEARLKGDVHILSGVHGEANGRRIQDMRLHKDDRYRWRNSPNVTVHDINKLSPEEITNILRGEGSIFGAFCYSDRCLAPFR is encoded by the coding sequence GCTCTGGGTGCCGCCGGGACGCGCGGGCATCCAGCCCTCGCTCTCCATCGTCTACGACAGCCAGGGCAGTGACGGCCTGCTCGGCCCGGGCTTCAACCTGGCGGGCCTGTCGCAAATCACGCTCTGCTCCAACTCGTTCGCGCGCGACGGGAAGCTCCACGCCGCGGACACGCGTCACTGGATGCTCTCCGGAGGAGTCCAGGACTACACCCGCGTCTACTGCCTGGATGGCTCGCGGCTGGTGGGCTCCACCTGGGACAAGTTCACGACGGAGGCGGACCCCTCCACCGCCATCTCCATCACCGGCGGCAACCACCTGGAGGCGTTGACCTTCGAGGTGCGGGGACGCGACGGGCTCATCCGGACCTACGGCAGGACGACCACCGTCACCGGGGCGCAGCGGGACGACGCGCTCGTCCGGGGCTTCCACTCGAAGCCCGTCCGCGGAGCCAACAACACCGTCGCCTCGACGGACAACCAGGCGGTGATCATCACCTGGGCGCTCGCCTCCGTCCGGGACCGGTTCGGCAACCGGATGGATGTGCATTACGACCAGGCGCCCGCCATCGACGCCTCGTCCGTCGCCTGGCACCGCCCTTCGAGCATCACGTACACCGGCTTCCGCCGCGAAGCCATCAACCCGGAGACCGGCTCGACGCAGGTCACCGTCGAGGAGGGCCAGCGCGAGGTCACCTTCGAGTACGAGTCCCGGCCGGACACCTTCACCGGATACCTCTCCGGGGTGAAGGTCGGACGCGACTTCCGCCTGTCACGCATCAACATGAAGGGCCCGGGCCTGGCGCCCGGCGCGAGCACGCTCTCCAAGGTCCCGCTGCGCTCGTACAAGCTCAAGTACTACCAGGGCACCGTCAGCCAGCGCAGCCTGCTGACGGAGCTGCGCGAGTGCGATGGCGCAGACGTCTGCAAGACGCCCGTCCGCTTCGACTGGGAGCAGGGCTCCTGGGACTTCGACTACCCGACTCCCATCAACGTGAGCAACGCGAAGGCGGGCGCGGGGCTCAGCGCCTTCGGGCTGGGCGCGGGCCGTCAGGGCCTCGCGTACTTCACCGGCTCCGTCCTCATGCAGGAGCGCGACCTGGGTCCCCCCGAGTTCATCACGGACGTCACCATCCAGAACTGGGAGGACCGGATGCGGCTGTTGCAGTACCCGGACGCCGCCTCCACCACGCTCGACCCGTCGGACGTCAGCGGACTGGTCCTCTGGTATCCCTATCTCGACGCGGATGGGGGCCCCTTTGGCGGTGGAGACTCCAACCGCTTCTGCGGCAAGCGCGCGGACCGGAACCTCTTCCCCCTGGTCACGGACTGGGATGGCTCGGGCCGCTCCTCGGTGGTGGGCCTCTCGTGCGCCTGGAGCGTGTTCCCGGGCAGCCCCTTCCTCACGCCCGCCTATGCGCATCAGGTCTCCCGTGAGGTCAATGAAATCCACTGGGTCGGCTCCGAGCTGAATCCCCAGTACTGGCTGGACGTGGATGGTGACCGGCGCAACGAGCGCGTCTGGGTGGGCCGGCACCAGGTCGACCTCGAGGATACGAGCAACCCGAACAGTCAAATCGTGCGGCGGGTCGTCATCACCCAGCCCGTCCCCTCCACCCTTCGTCCGCCCATGGTGCCCGCCATCCGGGCGAACACCATGTCACCGGCGCTCTACGGCCAGAGCACACGCGCAGGTGTGCGCGTGGCGGACCTGGACGGCACCGGCAAGATGAGCCTGGTGGGCCTGGGCTCGCACCCGGACGCGAGCAGCTTCCTGGATGCGGTCAGCTTCCAGGAGGTGACCTCTGGCAGCACCACGGCGGGCCAGCTGAACATCGTGCCGACCACGCTGCGCAGGCCGCCCGGCCTGCCGTTCTTCTTCCCGAGCCTCTACGCCTTCACCTTCGACTTCATCGACGTGAACGGTGACGGGCTCCAGGACGCGGTGACGCTGGGACAGCTGCAGGCGACCGACACCCGGCTCAAGCTCCGGGTCCAGTTCAACACGGGCAAGGGCTTCACCGAGATGCGCGAGACGGAGCTCCCCGAGAGCTTCAGCACCGCGCTGCTGGGCGCGAAGACCGAGCACGGCGACTTCGACGGCGACGGCCGCGTGGACCTGGCCGTCTTCCGTCCGGGCCACCCCGTCCAGGTGCTGCTGGCGGGCACGCGGGGTGAATTCACCCAGCTGTTGAACCTGTCGATTCCTTCCAGCGGCGACAGCAAGGACTGGTCGCAGGTCATCGACGTCAACAACGACGGCCTGTTGGACCTCACCTATCGCGTGGGCAACGAGCTGCGCATCGCCCGGCGCCAGAAGCCGGTGGACGAGCTCAAGCGGGTGCACGGCAACGTGCAGCTCGCCACGTACCAGGGCTACTCCGGCCTGAGCTACTCGTTCGATTACGCGCCGCTCTCCCAGACCCAGCCGCACGGCGCCGTCACGCCGAGCGAGCCCTTCTATTCCAGGAGCTATGCGGAGACGACGACGAAGCCGTGGCTGCGCCTGGCGCCCGAGTCGATGCGCGTCGTCTCGCGCATGTCCATCCACTCCAATGAGCAGCACATCCAGAGCTGGCGACACCTGTATCGCAACGGGCTCTCCGACACGCGCGGGCTGGGCTGGAAGGGCTTCGGTCAGCGCATCGTCATCGACGAGGTGACGGGCGCTCGCACCACGACGACCTACGACAACATCTCCGCCGTGGAGGGCGCCGAGCGCAAGGCCATGGCGCCCCTGGCCCACCTCCCGGTGGAGGAGCTGACCGAAGTCCCTCTGGACGCGAACACCCGGCTGGAGACGAAGCGCCAGTGGACGTACGCCCGCACGACGCAGCCCTACACGCCGGCCTATCAGCAGTACGCCACGCGAATCTCCGAGACCGTCAGCGAGCGCCGGGGTGGTTCGGTGACGCCCGTGTCCGAGAAGGAGACGCTCACCACGCTGGATGCCTACGGCACGCCGGTGTCGCAGACCGTGCTCACCCACGGCGCCACGACGACCGAGCAGCAGAAGGCCGTCACCACCCCGGACTTCAACACCACCACCTGGCTGCCCCAGGGCACCTGGACCGTCAGCACCTCGTGGATGTCCTGTCCGAGAGCACCAGGGGTGGGCTGCAGCGGCCCGCCCGCGCCCGCCAACGTCCGCACCCTGCAGGTGACGCATGACGCCCAGGGACAGGTGGCGTCCACCGAGAACGAGCCGTCGCTCGTCGGTGAGTCCTCGACGGCCACGACGTCCGAGACCTACCTCAAGACCACCTTCGCGCGGAACGCCAAGGGGCTGGTCGAGCAGGTCCTCCAGCAGGGCGCGAATGGTGTCATCCGCACCGAGTCGGTGACGTACGACAGCGTCGACCAGACCCAGCTGGCGAGCACCACGGACGCGGCGGGGCTCACCTGGAGGTACCTCTTCCATCCGGGCCTGGGCGTGCTCGCCCAGACGAAGGACCCGAACGACGTCCACGTGCGCCTGCAGTACGACGGCTTCGGCCGCCAGCGCATCGCGACGCCGCTGTACCAGGGCCCCTCCGCGGCGCCCGCGAACAGGTCCATCGTCGAGACGTTCTACGAGTGGAATGGCACGCTGCCGCAGCACCGGACACGGGTCGCCACGGGCAACGGAGCGTTCGACGAGAGCATCACCCGGTTCGACACGCTGGGCCGGCCGGTGACGACGCAGTCCCCGCGCTTCGATGGCCAGCCGGTGACCTCCACGCACACCTACGACGTGCTCGGGCGCGTGGTGAAGACGGAGATGCCTCGGACCAGCGCCGAGCAGCCCACCTGGGAGATCCACGAGTACGACGCGCTCGGCCGCGTCACGGCGCGCCGCTTCGCGGATGGGACGACGGGGCCCAACGGGAGGCTCATCGAGAGCATCAGCTATTCGGCGCCCCTGCCCTACGCCTCGCAGGCGACGTCGACGGACGCGCTCGGGCAGGTGAAGAAGACGCTCACCGACTTCCGGGGGTTGATGGTCGAGGCGACCGAGGCCCTGGGCACGGCGAAGGCGGCCACCATGAAGTACGCCTATGGTCCCTTCGGCCGCCTGGAGCACACCGACGACCCGGCCAACCACCGCAGCTCCCGCTTCTACGACGCCGCGGGACGACTGGAGCGCACGGTCGACCCCAACTCCGGGACGCGGCTGTTCGTCTACAACGCCTTCGGCGAGCTCAAGAGCCACTCCGACGCGCCGGACGGAGCGGCGGGGCGCATCACCACCACCTACGAACGGGACCTGCTCGGCCGTGTCCTCGCGGCCACCAATCCGCGGGAGTCCCTCCAGTACTGGTACGACGAGGGGCCGGGAGGAAAGGGCCGACTGACCCGGGCGAGCCGCACGCCCACGGGGACCTCGGCGGGAGCCGTGGACACGGCCTACCTCTACGACGTGTTCGGTCGGGAGACGGGGCTCGCCCAGAAGGTGGACGGCACCACGCGCACTTTGGGTCGCGAGTACGACGACTACGGCCGCGTCAGCCGCCTCATCTATCCCGCGCAGCTCAACGGGCAGCCCTTCACGGTGGGCTATTCGTACACGGACCGGGGCGAGCTCTCGAGCGTCTACCGCGCCAATGGTCTCGGGTCCTACTGGCGGGCCTACGAGCGGGACAGCGTGGGCCGGCTCAAGACGGCCCACTACGGCAACGGCGTCTCGCGCGTCTTCCGCTACGACACGCAGGGACGGCTGCGCTTCACCGAGGCCAAGAAGAACCTCACCGACGTCCAGCGTCTGGCTTACGAGTACACGGCCAACAGCAACCTCTCCGCGCGTCACGACCTCATGGTCGGCGTCACGCAGAAGTACACCTACGACGCGCTGGACCGGCTCGAGCGCTGGAAGGTCCAGCAGGACTGCCAGACGCTCGACGTGCAGTTCCAGTACGACGCGCTCGGCAACATGCTCAGCCGCTCGCCGGTCTCCGGCTGGGAGCCCTCCGCGAGCTTCCAGTACACCGGCGGCACGTCGGGAGGACCGCACGCCGTCAAGCAGGCGCAGCTGGGCGCCGAGTCCTTCACGTACGAGTACGACCACCGCGGCAACCAGCTCGCGACCCGTAATGCCCAGGGCGCGCTGGTGCGCTCGGTGCAGTACACGCCCTCCAACCTGCCCGAGAGCATCTCCGCGTCGAGCGGCACCGTCCGCTTCGACTACGACGCCTCCGGCACCCGTGTCCGCAAGCACTCCGAGGACGGCCAGGACGACACCGTCTACGTCGGTGGCCTCTACCAGCGCCGCAAGCAGGGGCTGACGGTCACCCACATCGTCAGCATCCCCAGCCCCGAAGGCGTCGTCGCCGAGGTGTCCTGGCAGGAGGGCTCGACGTCGGAGTCCACGCGCTTCTTCCTCAACGATGCGCAGGGCAGCCCCGACACGGTGACGGACGCCTCCGGCGCGGTGCTCGAGCGCATCAAGTACGAGCCCTTCGGAGGCAGGCGGCAGACGACGAACCTCGCGCAGGCCTCGACGACGAGCCACACGGGCGCGCGATGGGGATACACGGGACACGAACAGGATGACGAGCTGGGCCTCATCAACATGCGTGGGCGCATCTACGACCCGCGGATGATGAAGTTCCTCAGCGTGGACCCGGTCATCGCCGAGCCGGGCTCCGCGCAGGCCTACAACGCGTACTCGTACGTCCTCAACAACCCCACCCGCTACACCGACCCCAGCGGCTTCACGCCGTATGGGGGGGAGCTGGTCAGCAGTTGGGGCACGGGTTGGACGGGAGCGCCGCAGTCGCACCAGAGCCGCATCATGAGCGCGCTGGAGCGGCACCTGTCCATGCCGGGCCCGTCCTTGTACCTGCCCAGCATCGACTTCAAGGTGCCCAGCATCCAGTCGCTGGACGACACGAGGACCCAGCCCGATGCGCGTCACACGAACGACATCGGTCAGAGTTCGGGCTCGTCCAGGAGCGGGCTGACGTCCCTGCTCACGACGGCCTCGAGCACGTTCGACACGGTCGCCGACAAGGTCCCGTGCGGGATGATGGTGAGCTGCCATCTGAGCCGCGCGATGACGAAGTCGCAGCTCGAGAGCATGGTCAACGCGTCGACGCTCTATGACCGGTATGCGCCGGTCAGCAAGCTCGCCGCGGCCAGCTTCGCCATCAACGAGTTCATCCCGTTCGTGTCCGCGGGTGAGAGCTACCTCGAGACCAAGAAGTCCTGTGGCAAGGGCGACGCGGGAGGCTGCGCCGTCGGCGTGGGGAAGACGACCTTCTACACGCTGTCCTCTGGCGCCAGCCTCTTGTCGCTCATCGAATCGGGCGCTGGCGTGGCGGGCGTACTCAAAGCCCCGGTCTCGAGCGCGCGCAACGCGATGAACCAGGTGACTCGCTCTCTCGGGGGTCGAACGCTCCCACCCCGCGGCCACTTCTCCATGAGCAAGAACGCGGCGGGTGGAGAGGTCTGGACCTCCAACGGGGAGATCATCCAGATGGACTTCGCGCACCTCGTGGATGAGGCCCGTCTCAAGGGCGATGTGCACATCCTCTCAGGCGTACACGGCGAGGCGAATGGCAGACGGATTCAGGACATGAGACTCCACAAGGACGACAGGTACCGCTGGAGAAACTCGCCCAACGTGACCGTCCACGACATCAACAAGCTGTCTCCCGAGGAGATCACGAACATCCTCCGGGGTGAGGGAAGCATCTTCGGGGCCTTCTGCTACAGTGACCGCTGCCTCGCGCCCTTCAGGTAG